A genomic window from Companilactobacillus alimentarius DSM 20249 includes:
- a CDS encoding IS3 family transposase — protein MSRKGNCLDNAPIENFLHLFKIKCLNGFPQCKNIVEIKEISKDYVDCFNNQRNRVGGDD, from the coding sequence ATGTCTCGCAAGGGAAATTGTCTCGACAATGCGCCAATTGAAAATTTCCTTCATCTATTTAAAATAAAATGTCTCAATGGATTTCCACAATGTAAGAACATTGTGGAAATTAAAGAAATTTCAAAGGATTACGTTGATTGTTTCAACAATCAGCGTAATCGAGTAGGAGGTGACGATTAG
- a CDS encoding LCP family protein produces the protein MHTKHKSHTFRNVFLSLVALIILGTAAFGMSHYRSVKAAINSSFAPSGVDKERNVSSILKKRTPVSILLMGTDNDESGRNYTGRTDSMMVVTIDSKTKKTSITSIPSDSAVVVPGFKGKSPAKISAAYSYGQAKTAVTTVGKFLNVPIDFYALINMNAMEQVIDKINGVDIFEQGQKTHMNSTKAINYVNDANDDYGRQVRQFEILSGILRKSDSISTLLNQDFFNTLAKQTQTDLTFADLRVLAKSYFAGDGEIDQTHLKGESNRIAKQSMKVIKQSELQRVTNFVRGNLNLEHVKTGTIAYKLDEKIQPDVKKKTKKKKSTKKSKKVATQTETTNNNASDNSSSVGNATSTADNSATTGSSTTGTGSTNSSNGTASSYTGGSSRGTSSNSSSYTGSTGGSGSSSNSYYGGGTTSSNTSGSTSSTTGSNSSNNTTSSNDSSNSYGSGSSTSDGSDSGVTNGYESSGYGE, from the coding sequence ATGCACACAAAACACAAAAGTCATACTTTTCGTAATGTCTTTTTATCACTTGTGGCTTTGATTATTCTTGGTACGGCGGCATTTGGGATGTCGCATTATCGGAGTGTAAAGGCTGCAATTAATAGTTCTTTTGCACCGTCGGGTGTGGATAAAGAGCGAAATGTTAGTTCTATTTTGAAAAAGAGGACTCCGGTTTCTATCTTATTAATGGGAACGGACAATGATGAATCGGGTCGTAATTACACTGGTCGCACGGATTCGATGATGGTCGTGACGATTGATTCTAAGACTAAGAAGACGTCTATTACTAGTATTCCTAGTGATTCAGCGGTTGTTGTACCGGGCTTTAAGGGGAAATCTCCGGCTAAAATCAGTGCTGCTTACTCTTATGGTCAGGCAAAAACTGCGGTCACTACGGTTGGTAAGTTCTTGAATGTACCGATTGATTTTTACGCACTTATTAACATGAACGCCATGGAACAGGTCATTGATAAGATAAATGGTGTCGATATTTTTGAGCAGGGTCAAAAGACGCACATGAATAGTACTAAGGCTATTAATTATGTGAATGACGCTAATGATGACTATGGTCGCCAAGTTCGTCAATTTGAGATATTGAGCGGTATTTTACGCAAGAGTGACTCAATTTCGACTTTGTTAAATCAAGATTTCTTCAATACTTTGGCTAAGCAAACACAAACTGATCTGACTTTCGCTGATTTGAGAGTTTTGGCTAAAAGTTATTTTGCTGGTGATGGCGAAATTGACCAGACTCATCTAAAGGGTGAAAGTAATAGAATTGCTAAACAGAGTATGAAAGTGATCAAGCAGTCTGAATTGCAACGGGTAACTAATTTTGTCCGCGGTAATTTAAACCTCGAGCACGTTAAAACGGGGACGATTGCTTATAAGTTAGACGAAAAGATTCAACCAGACGTTAAAAAGAAAACTAAGAAGAAGAAATCGACTAAAAAGAGTAAGAAAGTAGCTACACAAACTGAGACTACCAATAATAATGCTTCTGATAACAGTAGTTCTGTTGGTAATGCTACAAGTACGGCCGACAATTCTGCGACAACTGGTTCTTCAACAACTGGAACTGGGTCCACGAATAGTAGTAATGGGACGGCTTCATCATATACTGGCGGTTCTTCAAGAGGAACTTCAAGCAACAGTTCTTCATATACAGGATCAACTGGTGGTAGTGGTTCGTCGTCGAATAGTTATTACGGTGGTGGCACGACTTCTTCCAATACTAGTGGTTCCACTTCATCTACGACAGGCAGTAATAGTTCCAACAATACTACTTCTTCAAATGATAGTAGTAATTCGTATGGCAGTGGTTCATCAACTAGTGATGGCTCAGATAGTGGTGTAACTAATGGCTATGAATCATCAGGTTATGGTGAATAA
- a CDS encoding acyltransferase family protein, whose protein sequence is MNFSIPYIVFSILFVSLQHLTTVNRLNSWRSLIYIYKQPIEYLWFLYALFFVFVFIGLINIMRIPFHTQLVLCIILFVLVQLIDLPYFIYSAFSWLPCFYVGIIIGKNINILNSYVVFAVSLIITVLGLAVRIYLGGMWFRNNDMLLNTAIFKIGSIFLMFFLFYHFRNNKFFNYFEKYGKYSIIIYLVHLPFSSFFKIVLLRIGISNYFLFLFLLIFLSCSASIFICYLSGKMNVVNFFFHPDKYLKISE, encoded by the coding sequence ATAAATTTTTCAATACCTTATATTGTGTTTTCTATTTTATTTGTATCGTTACAGCATTTAACAACCGTTAATAGATTGAATTCGTGGAGAAGTTTAATATATATATATAAGCAACCAATAGAATATCTTTGGTTCTTATATGCATTGTTTTTTGTGTTTGTTTTTATAGGATTAATAAATATTATGAGAATACCTTTTCATACTCAATTAGTTTTATGTATAATTCTGTTTGTCTTAGTACAATTAATAGATTTACCGTATTTTATATACTCAGCATTTTCATGGTTACCTTGTTTCTATGTGGGTATCATAATTGGGAAAAATATAAATATTCTTAATAGCTATGTAGTGTTTGCAGTTTCTTTAATAATTACGGTATTGGGATTAGCAGTTAGAATTTATTTGGGTGGTATGTGGTTTAGAAATAATGATATGTTGTTAAACACAGCCATTTTTAAAATTGGAAGTATATTTTTAATGTTTTTCCTTTTCTATCATTTTCGTAATAATAAATTCTTCAATTATTTTGAAAAGTATGGTAAATACTCAATCATTATATATTTAGTACACTTGCCTTTTTCATCATTTTTCAAGATTGTTTTACTTAGGATAGGAATATCAAATTATTTTCTTTTTCTATTTTTATTAATATTTTTGTCATGTAGTGCTTCAATATTTATTTGTTATTTATCAGGAAAGATGAATGTTGTAAATTTCTTTTTTCATCCCGATAAATATTTAAAAATAAGTGAATAG
- a CDS encoding ArsR/SmtB family transcription factor, whose protein sequence is MSEQNFEIEHQKALHNLKQNLPDNQDLEAMVNVFKAFGDMTRVKIILALSETPLSVGEIADTLDMSQSSISHQLSILKQLNLVSNARRGRNIHYRLSDQHIITIFNQTKEHIIEDDNDY, encoded by the coding sequence ATGTCAGAACAAAATTTTGAAATCGAGCATCAAAAGGCTCTGCATAATTTAAAACAGAATTTGCCAGATAATCAGGATTTGGAGGCAATGGTCAACGTCTTCAAGGCTTTCGGGGATATGACCAGAGTCAAAATAATTTTGGCTTTGTCAGAAACGCCACTGAGTGTCGGGGAAATCGCTGATACTTTGGATATGAGCCAGTCGTCCATTTCCCATCAATTAAGCATTTTGAAACAGTTGAATTTGGTCTCCAACGCAAGACGTGGAAGAAATATCCACTATCGTTTGAGTGACCAACACATCATTACTATTTTCAATCAGACTAAGGAACATATTATTGAGGATGATAATGACTATTAA
- the ltrA gene encoding group II intron reverse transcriptase/maturase — protein MNRDNLNLAYNPKPVRRVEIPKPDGSKRKLGVPTVADRLIQQAIAQAMTPVFENMFSDNSFGFRPNRSAHDTIKCVAEFYDQVYHVMIDLDLKSYFDTVNHDLLMKFIKRYIDDEWLLRMIRKFLTSGVMDGQLFQKSEKGTPQGGNLSPLLANIYLNELDKLLMSRGHKFVRYADDCNIYVKSKRAGYRVLESISKFLEKDLKLTINRKKTKVGSPLRLKFLGFSLGVSTKGVYIRPSGQAKKRVKQSLKLMTKRNRGRSLDVLFKEIHQKMIGWLNYYGIGNMKTFIKNLDEWLRSRIRQYIWKSWKKIKTKIRNLVKLGMTKNQAWVFANTRKGYWRTAHSKTLLYTLTNRKLESLGLINMSKKLESIQNA, from the coding sequence TTGAATAGAGATAATCTCAATCTAGCTTATAACCCCAAACCTGTCAGAAGAGTAGAAATACCTAAACCTGATGGGTCCAAACGTAAGCTGGGTGTACCAACGGTCGCTGACCGTTTGATACAACAGGCGATTGCACAAGCAATGACGCCTGTGTTTGAGAATATGTTTTCTGATAATAGTTTTGGATTTAGACCAAATCGAAGTGCCCATGATACCATAAAATGTGTCGCAGAATTTTATGATCAAGTCTATCACGTTATGATAGACCTTGACCTAAAATCATACTTCGATACAGTCAATCATGACTTACTAATGAAATTCATCAAACGATATATCGATGATGAATGGTTATTGAGAATGATTCGCAAATTCCTGACTAGTGGTGTAATGGATGGACAACTATTTCAAAAGTCCGAGAAAGGAACGCCACAAGGTGGCAATCTTTCCCCATTACTAGCTAATATCTATTTGAATGAGCTCGATAAATTACTTATGTCCCGTGGACATAAGTTTGTTCGCTATGCCGATGACTGTAATATTTATGTCAAAAGTAAACGAGCTGGATACCGGGTTCTTGAAAGTATTTCGAAATTTCTTGAGAAAGACTTGAAATTAACCATCAATCGAAAGAAGACCAAAGTTGGTTCTCCATTAAGATTGAAATTTCTAGGATTCTCACTTGGTGTGTCTACTAAAGGTGTTTATATAAGACCTAGCGGACAAGCTAAGAAGAGAGTCAAACAGTCACTTAAGTTAATGACAAAGAGGAACCGAGGAAGAAGCCTCGATGTTCTCTTTAAAGAGATACATCAAAAGATGATAGGTTGGCTCAACTACTATGGGATTGGAAATATGAAAACATTCATTAAAAATTTAGATGAATGGCTTCGTTCGAGAATCAGACAATATATTTGGAAATCATGGAAGAAAATTAAAACTAAGATTAGAAACCTAGTAAAACTTGGTATGACAAAGAATCAAGCCTGGGTATTCGCCAATACCCGTAAGGGATACTGGCGAACAGCCCATAGTAAGACGTTGTTATACACTTTAACGAATAGAAAACTCGAGTCCCTTGGGCTAATAAATATGTCCAAGAAGCTCGAGTCTATTCAAAATGCTTAA
- a CDS encoding heavy metal translocating P-type ATPase: protein MKLYNVQTDYKTKKKTNSIKNELSLGTKWTITRLLIAFVLLIVGSSSLVSQPLNIILLVTAYLVIGARIVWQAIKNIFHGEIFDENFLMSIATIGAIILKQYPEAIAVMLFYELGNVFEDIAVNRSKKSISALLEVKPVSATLILGQQNKVVDPSVVQIGETILVKPGEKIPLDGTVVLGSSAVDTSALTGESMPQNLQIGDTALSGSINQTGTLQIKVTKLYNDSTVAKILDLVENASNKKADTEKFITKFAKIYTPIVVILAVALAIIPSLMTGDWHTWVYRALIFLVISCPCALVISVPLSFFGGIGAASRQGILVKGSNYLEALNYVDTVAFDKTGTLTKGQFSVVAVNPKNVTKDELLQMAASLEKNSTHPIATSILKAYSGKLVPAVNVIEKAGHGLYGKVNGQEVIVGNVKAMQQVKNFQATDAVGTVVYVAVNQQFWGDIVIADVEKTDAKRAIELLNNRGIHKNVMLTGDNQAVGTTIAKRLKMSNVYTDLLPENKVSIINDLLKVSPQNNKKVAFVGDGINDTPVLATADIGFAMGGLGSDAAVEAADIVIMGDEPSKVSEAMKIAKKTRKIVVENISFALIVKVLFLLLGALGMVNMWQAVFADVGVTIIAVLNAIRLQFISFRN from the coding sequence ATGAAGTTGTACAATGTCCAAACTGATTACAAAACTAAAAAGAAAACTAATTCAATCAAAAATGAATTGAGTCTAGGAACTAAGTGGACGATCACGCGACTATTGATTGCATTTGTTTTATTGATCGTGGGTTCGAGTTCACTGGTTTCTCAGCCATTGAATATTATTTTGCTAGTCACGGCTTACTTAGTCATTGGGGCTCGAATCGTTTGGCAAGCGATCAAAAATATTTTTCATGGTGAGATTTTCGACGAGAATTTCTTGATGAGTATCGCTACTATTGGTGCTATTATTCTGAAACAATATCCCGAAGCAATTGCCGTGATGTTATTTTACGAGTTGGGTAATGTTTTCGAAGATATTGCCGTCAACAGATCGAAGAAATCAATCTCTGCATTGCTTGAAGTCAAGCCGGTTTCAGCAACGTTAATTTTGGGGCAACAGAACAAAGTTGTTGATCCAAGTGTTGTTCAAATTGGTGAAACAATCTTGGTTAAGCCGGGAGAAAAGATTCCGCTTGATGGAACAGTTGTCTTAGGAAGTTCGGCAGTGGATACTTCTGCTTTGACCGGGGAGTCAATGCCGCAGAATTTGCAGATAGGCGACACGGCTTTGAGCGGATCAATCAATCAGACGGGGACTTTGCAGATTAAGGTTACTAAACTCTACAATGATTCGACCGTTGCCAAGATTTTAGATCTAGTTGAGAATGCCAGCAATAAAAAGGCTGACACGGAGAAGTTCATTACTAAATTTGCCAAAATTTATACGCCAATCGTCGTTATTTTGGCGGTGGCTTTAGCAATTATTCCCTCACTAATGACGGGTGATTGGCACACTTGGGTCTATCGGGCTCTAATTTTCCTAGTGATTTCTTGTCCTTGTGCTTTGGTCATCTCAGTACCTCTGAGTTTCTTCGGCGGTATCGGGGCGGCTTCCAGACAAGGTATTTTGGTCAAGGGCAGCAATTACTTGGAAGCCTTGAATTACGTTGACACGGTGGCTTTTGACAAGACGGGAACGTTGACGAAGGGGCAATTCTCAGTTGTGGCGGTCAACCCTAAAAATGTCACTAAAGATGAATTGTTGCAGATGGCAGCGAGTTTGGAGAAGAACTCGACTCATCCGATTGCGACTTCGATTTTGAAAGCTTATTCAGGTAAACTCGTACCAGCGGTAAACGTGATCGAAAAGGCAGGTCATGGACTTTACGGCAAAGTAAATGGTCAAGAAGTGATCGTCGGCAATGTCAAAGCGATGCAACAGGTCAAGAATTTCCAAGCGACTGATGCTGTGGGAACGGTGGTCTATGTTGCGGTTAATCAACAATTCTGGGGCGATATCGTCATTGCTGACGTTGAGAAAACTGACGCCAAACGAGCAATCGAGCTCTTGAATAATCGTGGTATTCACAAGAACGTCATGTTGACCGGCGACAACCAAGCAGTCGGCACCACTATAGCTAAGCGTTTGAAAATGTCGAACGTCTATACAGACCTTTTGCCGGAAAATAAGGTTTCAATTATCAATGATTTATTGAAGGTATCACCTCAAAATAACAAGAAAGTTGCCTTTGTTGGTGACGGAATCAACGATACGCCTGTTTTAGCGACGGCTGATATTGGATTTGCGATGGGCGGTTTAGGATCAGATGCCGCCGTTGAAGCTGCCGATATTGTCATCATGGGTGACGAACCTTCCAAAGTTTCTGAAGCTATGAAAATTGCTAAAAAGACACGAAAAATCGTAGTCGAGAATATCAGTTTTGCTTTGATAGTTAAGGTTTTGTTCTTACTGTTAGGAGCATTAGGTATGGTCAACATGTGGCAAGCAGTTTTCGCTGATGTCGGTGTAACGATCATTGCAGTTTTGAATGCGATTCGATTGCAGTTTATTAGTTTTAGAAATTGA